A single region of the Rhodococcus sp. W8901 genome encodes:
- a CDS encoding PPOX class F420-dependent oxidoreductase yields the protein MSFTDDEVEFLRSQPLARLATTSDDGQPDVVPLAFEFDGTHFWIGGTGEPVLHTRKFRNILGGHDRVALVVDELMSLDPLTAKCIRVYGIADPPIERVGIVGAGLYSRIIPTVSWSWNMAGEPAGDVWYEPRRAVHTTATDSDD from the coding sequence ATGTCCTTCACTGACGACGAGGTCGAGTTCCTGCGGTCACAACCGCTCGCTCGACTGGCGACCACGTCCGACGACGGCCAACCCGATGTCGTCCCACTCGCCTTCGAGTTCGACGGCACCCACTTCTGGATCGGTGGGACCGGCGAGCCCGTGCTTCACACCAGAAAGTTCCGAAACATACTCGGCGGCCACGACAGGGTGGCACTCGTCGTCGACGAACTGATGTCGCTCGACCCCCTCACCGCCAAGTGCATCCGGGTCTACGGGATCGCGGACCCGCCGATCGAACGCGTCGGGATCGTCGGCGCCGGACTGTACTCACGGATCATCCCGACAGTGTCGTGGAGTTGGAACATGGCGGGCGAACCGGCAGGCGACGTGTGGTACGAGCCGCGACGAGCGGTGCACACCACCGCCACGGACTCGGACGACTGA
- a CDS encoding hydroxymethylglutaryl-CoA lyase: MSYSFAPQSILRDVTLRDGLQLTGKVLPTDRKLEIARGLLALGVPELEIGSMARPDLVPPMANTLEVIGELTPEELDRCWVWVATPRHVEKAAAAGARNFQYCFSASESHNRANIGRSTDDSLAAMPAAIELTRAVGGRIQLCIATSFTCPFEGDVPADRVLSIANDPRADGADDIVLADTLGQAVPAQVAALIGRVATESPERRIVFHGHDTWGLGVANTLAAIATGASVVDGSLGGLGGCPFAPGASGNTSSEDIAFATRPGWLTPAALTGLVDIATPMLAELGEPNRSRTAEGTRSAAHAFEWVRPGG; this comes from the coding sequence ATGAGCTACTCGTTTGCACCGCAATCGATCCTGCGCGACGTGACGCTGCGCGACGGACTGCAACTCACCGGCAAGGTGCTGCCCACCGACCGCAAGCTGGAGATCGCGCGCGGGCTCCTCGCACTGGGCGTACCCGAACTCGAGATCGGGTCGATGGCGCGGCCGGACCTGGTGCCGCCCATGGCGAACACCCTCGAGGTGATCGGGGAACTGACGCCCGAGGAACTCGACCGCTGCTGGGTGTGGGTGGCCACCCCACGCCACGTCGAGAAGGCCGCGGCTGCCGGCGCCCGCAACTTCCAGTACTGCTTCTCCGCATCCGAATCCCACAACCGCGCCAATATCGGCCGCTCCACCGACGACAGCCTGGCCGCGATGCCGGCGGCGATCGAGTTGACCCGCGCCGTCGGCGGGCGCATCCAGCTGTGTATCGCAACGTCGTTCACGTGCCCGTTCGAGGGCGACGTCCCGGCCGATCGGGTGCTGTCGATCGCGAACGATCCCCGCGCGGACGGCGCGGACGACATCGTCCTCGCCGACACGCTCGGCCAGGCGGTGCCCGCGCAGGTGGCGGCGTTGATCGGCCGGGTCGCGACCGAAAGCCCCGAGCGGCGCATCGTCTTCCACGGCCACGACACGTGGGGGCTCGGTGTCGCGAACACACTCGCCGCGATCGCCACCGGGGCATCGGTCGTGGACGGCTCGCTCGGCGGTCTCGGCGGCTGTCCGTTCGCCCCCGGCGCCAGCGGCAACACCTCCAGCGAGGACATCGCGTTCGCAACCCGCCCCGGGTGGCTGACACCGGCCGCACTGACCGGCCTCGTCGACATCGCGACTCCGATGCTCGCCGAACTCGGCGAGCCCAACCGCTCCCGCACCGCAGAGGGAACACGCTCCGCGGCACACGCTTTCGAGTGGGTGCGCCCGGGCGGGTGA
- a CDS encoding CaiB/BaiF CoA transferase family protein, which produces MTQDIPTRPLEGVRVLELGNYIAAPTAGRLLADFGAEVIKVERPRTGDELRNWRLYSGTTSMLYRTINRNKKSIVLDLRTEEGRQLVLDLAAQCDILLENFRPGTLEKWGIGPEQLDAVNPDLVITRISAFGQTGPLAERPGFAAVAEALGGFRELVGDPDRPPVRVGVSIGDSIAGLYAAFGSVMALFQRQSRTGESLALSQRIIDVALNESILSMMESLIPDYLAYGVKRERVGGRMEGIAPSNAYPCNDGTSIIISGNGDAIFQRYMETIERPDLAADEELQTNAGRWARRDELDAAIGEWTSRHTRDDALRILDAANVPSGPIYTAADIVDDDQYNARNMIQTFDVDTGADSPQPVGFPGIVPVIGDRSLPIDHVGPDLGEHTREVLASVLGRSDAEIERIIAETED; this is translated from the coding sequence ATGACGCAGGACATCCCGACCCGGCCCCTCGAGGGCGTGCGCGTGCTCGAGCTGGGCAACTACATCGCGGCCCCCACCGCCGGTCGGCTGCTCGCCGATTTCGGCGCCGAGGTGATCAAGGTCGAGAGGCCCCGCACCGGCGACGAACTGCGCAACTGGCGTCTGTATTCGGGCACCACGTCGATGCTCTACCGCACGATCAACCGCAACAAGAAGTCGATCGTGCTGGACCTGCGGACCGAGGAAGGCCGGCAGCTGGTGCTCGACCTCGCCGCGCAGTGCGACATCCTGCTCGAGAACTTCCGGCCCGGCACGCTCGAGAAGTGGGGCATCGGCCCCGAGCAGTTGGACGCGGTCAATCCCGATCTGGTGATCACCCGGATCTCCGCGTTCGGTCAGACCGGCCCGCTCGCCGAACGGCCCGGCTTCGCCGCGGTCGCCGAGGCGCTCGGCGGATTCCGGGAACTCGTCGGCGACCCGGACCGTCCGCCGGTCCGGGTGGGTGTGTCGATCGGCGACTCCATCGCCGGCCTGTACGCCGCCTTCGGCTCGGTGATGGCGCTGTTCCAACGCCAGTCCCGCACGGGCGAATCGCTCGCGCTGTCGCAGCGGATCATCGACGTCGCGCTCAACGAGTCGATCCTGTCGATGATGGAGTCACTGATCCCCGACTACCTCGCGTACGGCGTCAAACGCGAACGCGTCGGCGGCCGCATGGAAGGCATCGCGCCGTCCAACGCGTACCCGTGCAACGACGGCACCAGCATCATCATCTCCGGCAACGGCGACGCGATCTTCCAGCGCTACATGGAGACGATCGAACGCCCTGACCTCGCCGCCGACGAGGAACTGCAGACCAACGCCGGACGCTGGGCGCGCCGCGACGAACTCGACGCCGCGATCGGCGAGTGGACGTCCCGCCACACCCGCGACGATGCGCTGCGCATCCTCGACGCGGCGAACGTCCCGTCCGGGCCGATCTACACCGCCGCCGACATCGTCGATGACGATCAGTACAACGCGCGCAACATGATTCAGACCTTCGACGTGGATACCGGCGCGGACTCACCGCAGCCGGTCGGGTTCCCCGGCATCGTGCCGGTGATCGGCGACAGGTCGCTCCCGATCGATCACGTCGGCCCCGACCTCGGCGAGCACACCCGCGAGGTACTGGCGAGCGTGCTCGGCAGATCCGACGCCGAGATCGAGCGGATCATCGCCGAGACGGAGGACTGA
- a CDS encoding SDR family NAD(P)-dependent oxidoreductase, translating into MECMVGLSSDRIVVVTGASRGAGKGIALALGATGAKVYVTGRTQTEGDAPLPGTVFATAEEITRRGGEGVPVVLDHSDDAQVEAFFAQLREEHGRLDILVNNALNVPDELTKKGPFWEKSLSLLDVLDVGMRSSYVSSYYAAPLLAANGEGLVVNTSSFGGTCYMHGPAYGAGKAAVDKMAHDMAVDFRPFNVAVVSLWMGLLLTERTKAGFDANPGAYDGLAATAESAEFPGRVIDALARDPQLMKRSGQVLVGAEVAEELGVKDLEGKQPPSHRQFLGNPPVFSDAVID; encoded by the coding sequence ATGGAGTGCATGGTGGGTCTGAGTTCGGATCGGATCGTGGTGGTGACCGGAGCCAGCCGCGGTGCCGGCAAGGGAATCGCGCTCGCGCTCGGGGCGACCGGCGCGAAGGTGTACGTCACCGGACGGACGCAGACCGAGGGCGACGCACCCCTGCCGGGCACCGTGTTCGCCACCGCCGAGGAGATCACCCGCCGCGGCGGTGAGGGAGTTCCCGTCGTCCTCGACCACAGCGACGACGCCCAGGTGGAGGCGTTCTTCGCGCAGCTCCGCGAGGAGCACGGACGCCTCGACATCCTGGTCAACAACGCGCTCAACGTGCCGGACGAGCTGACCAAGAAGGGCCCGTTCTGGGAGAAGTCGCTGTCGCTGCTCGACGTGCTCGACGTCGGCATGCGGTCCAGCTACGTGTCGAGCTACTACGCCGCACCGCTGCTCGCCGCCAACGGTGAGGGCCTCGTCGTCAACACCTCGTCGTTCGGCGGTACCTGCTACATGCACGGCCCCGCGTACGGCGCCGGCAAGGCCGCGGTCGACAAGATGGCCCACGACATGGCTGTCGACTTCCGGCCGTTCAACGTCGCGGTCGTCTCGCTCTGGATGGGTCTGCTCCTGACCGAGCGCACCAAGGCCGGGTTCGATGCGAACCCGGGCGCGTACGACGGACTGGCGGCGACCGCGGAGTCGGCGGAGTTCCCCGGACGCGTCATCGACGCGTTGGCCCGTGACCCCCAGCTGATGAAGCGCAGCGGCCAGGTGCTCGTCGGCGCCGAGGTCGCGGAGGAACTCGGGGTCAAGGACCTCGAGGGGAAGCAGCCGCCGTCGCATCGCCAGTTCCTCGGTAACCCGCCGGTGTTCTCCGACGCCGTCATCGACTGA
- a CDS encoding DUF7700 domain-containing protein, translated as MNPSGIEAYRLGRSFDVMPIPMDLEHCVEVPAGPLTFVVESRRLTDEAINSNARDRGRPDATYDSGIDDGGACVHVLGTADRLERLRFDCFDNEPHYHYIHQSEQVNVVVRFDQFAEGDPREWTLERLRSRLPHMLEHLGSVGLADEVRAVDLSPAVDEVARLLDVAG; from the coding sequence ATGAATCCCAGTGGAATCGAGGCGTACCGCCTCGGCCGCAGCTTCGACGTCATGCCGATCCCGATGGATCTCGAGCACTGCGTCGAGGTGCCGGCAGGCCCGCTCACCTTCGTCGTCGAGTCGCGACGTCTCACCGACGAGGCCATCAACTCGAACGCGCGCGATCGGGGCCGTCCCGATGCCACGTACGACAGCGGCATCGACGACGGCGGCGCATGTGTCCACGTGCTCGGCACGGCAGATCGGCTGGAGCGCTTGCGCTTCGACTGTTTCGACAACGAACCGCACTACCACTACATCCATCAGTCCGAGCAGGTCAACGTCGTTGTGCGCTTCGACCAGTTCGCCGAGGGGGATCCCCGGGAATGGACTCTCGAACGTCTGCGCTCCCGCCTGCCCCACATGCTCGAACACCTCGGTTCGGTGGGACTGGCCGATGAGGTGCGGGCCGTGGATCTCAGCCCGGCGGTGGACGAGGTGGCGCGACTCCTCGACGTCGCCGGGTAG
- a CDS encoding alpha-L-fucosidase codes for MTMFDPTWESVSGRPLPGWYDGAKLGIFVR; via the coding sequence ATGACGATGTTCGATCCCACCTGGGAATCGGTGTCCGGTCGACCGCTTCCGGGCTGGTACGACGGCGCCAAGCTCGGAATCTTCGTGCGGTGA
- a CDS encoding TetR/AcrR family transcriptional regulator has protein sequence MPEAPDRRSEILDAAAVLFAARGIPGTSMREIGDEVGINAGALYHYFRSKGAIVNKLVTVFLSDLLANYRVTGLEQLEPRARLKAIVDVSLAMGAARPDATKVYHAEFPNLRKLRDFTEANALADEIQTIWLDAIEAGKDADVLRKDVPSKVFHRFLRDSVWFTVYWRRPDDPYTLGELSEDCMSVFLDGMAARPER, from the coding sequence GTGCCCGAAGCCCCCGACAGGAGGTCCGAAATACTCGACGCCGCCGCCGTCCTGTTCGCCGCGCGCGGGATCCCCGGAACCTCGATGCGCGAGATCGGTGACGAGGTCGGCATCAATGCGGGCGCGCTCTACCACTACTTCCGGTCGAAGGGCGCCATCGTCAACAAGTTGGTCACGGTGTTCCTCTCGGATCTCCTCGCGAACTATCGGGTGACCGGCCTCGAGCAGCTCGAGCCGCGCGCACGGCTGAAGGCGATTGTCGACGTCTCCCTCGCGATGGGCGCCGCCCGTCCCGATGCGACGAAGGTCTATCACGCCGAGTTCCCCAACCTTCGCAAGCTGCGCGACTTCACCGAAGCCAACGCGCTCGCCGACGAGATCCAGACGATCTGGCTCGACGCCATCGAGGCGGGCAAGGACGCAGACGTTCTCCGAAAGGACGTACCCTCCAAGGTGTTCCACCGGTTCCTTCGAGATTCGGTGTGGTTCACCGTCTACTGGCGCCGGCCGGACGACCCCTACACTCTCGGCGAACTCTCCGAAGACTGCATGTCCGTCTTCCTCGACGGCATGGCTGCGCGCCCCGAGCGCTGA
- a CDS encoding DegT/DnrJ/EryC1/StrS family aminotransferase: protein MTRVVYARSVHDEREIEACLEVLRGGPFALKIGKNVAEMERRVADLYGKKLGLMCNSGSSALYLALELLDLPKGSEVITSPLTFSTDVSPIVRGGWIPVFVDVEPDTYNVDASKIEALITDKTKAILVPNLAGNAPDWDAIREIADRHDLKVIEDSCDCIGTTLNGTKTGSRSDITVTSFAMSHIITCAGNGGMVCLDDEKLRDKGLMLRRWGRRSEPHLFGSEQARTGRVFRESLDGVAYDNDFIFDVLPWNFEPSELGSAFGLVQLSKLDVNYKRRHEIFDAFTAAFGAYPSLFRLPKPLPGFYTAWLCYPVTIREDAGFERSDLQESLEGAGIDTRTVWSGNVTRHPMMRNVEYRIPEDGLPFADEVFERGMSLGMSHGTTDEELDHVVASIHAFASKFVAPQT from the coding sequence ATGACCAGGGTTGTCTACGCCCGAAGTGTTCACGACGAGCGCGAGATCGAGGCCTGCCTCGAGGTGCTGAGGGGAGGCCCGTTCGCCCTCAAGATCGGCAAGAACGTCGCCGAGATGGAGCGCAGGGTCGCTGATCTCTACGGCAAGAAGCTGGGCCTGATGTGCAACTCGGGTTCGTCCGCGCTGTACCTGGCGCTCGAACTGCTCGATCTGCCCAAGGGCTCCGAGGTGATCACCTCGCCGCTGACGTTCTCCACGGACGTCTCGCCGATCGTCCGCGGAGGCTGGATTCCGGTGTTCGTCGATGTCGAGCCGGACACGTACAACGTCGATGCGTCCAAGATCGAGGCGTTGATCACCGACAAGACCAAGGCGATCCTGGTCCCGAACCTGGCGGGCAATGCCCCCGACTGGGACGCGATCCGCGAGATCGCCGACCGTCACGACCTCAAGGTCATCGAGGATTCGTGCGACTGCATCGGAACGACCCTCAACGGCACCAAGACCGGTTCGCGGTCCGACATCACCGTCACCAGCTTCGCGATGTCGCACATCATCACGTGCGCCGGTAACGGCGGCATGGTGTGCCTCGACGACGAGAAGCTGCGCGACAAGGGCCTCATGCTGCGGCGTTGGGGTCGCCGATCCGAGCCACACCTGTTCGGGTCCGAGCAGGCGCGGACCGGACGTGTGTTCCGCGAGAGCCTCGACGGCGTCGCGTACGACAACGACTTCATCTTCGACGTCCTGCCCTGGAACTTCGAGCCGTCCGAGCTGGGCTCCGCGTTCGGCCTGGTCCAGCTGAGCAAGCTCGACGTGAACTACAAACGCCGCCACGAGATCTTCGATGCGTTCACTGCGGCCTTCGGCGCCTACCCGTCGCTGTTCCGTCTCCCCAAGCCGCTCCCGGGCTTCTATACCGCGTGGCTGTGCTACCCCGTCACGATCCGCGAGGATGCCGGGTTCGAGCGTTCGGACCTGCAGGAGTCGCTCGAGGGTGCGGGTATCGACACCCGAACGGTGTGGAGTGGCAATGTCACTCGACACCCGATGATGCGCAATGTCGAGTACCGCATTCCTGAGGACGGCCTGCCCTTCGCGGACGAGGTGTTCGAGCGTGGCATGTCCCTCGGGATGAGCCACGGCACGACGGACGAGGAACTCGATCATGTGGTGGCGAGCATCCACGCGTTCGCGTCCAAGTTCGTCGCGCCGCAGACGTAG
- a CDS encoding amidohydrolase family protein: MTNETPYILISADSHAGADHATYRSYLESKWHEEFDTWRGKYKNPYRDLVDDGRTRNWDNVRRLRETQGDGTVGEVLFPNTVPPFFPSAAVLAGPPRAEDFDKRLAGVRAHNRWLKDFCNDAPAQRAGVAQVFLNDVDEAIKDVEWVKENGLRGGILLPNLAPDIKWVKPLYDPEYDRLWKVCEDLGVPVNSHAGTGLPDYGRYKTSSLLYINEVGFYSMRPLVQMILSGVFERFPKLKFAVSEQGCAWAPDLMRQLDTVDLRVKRTGRIGELFYSEDEQLPLRPSEYFRRNVWVGATMPSAQDMASRDTLGEGKFMWGSDYPHNEGTYPFTRECIRQVMHDVDETELRKLFAANAAELYDFDLDALAPLAAKYGPTPSEVAQPLTELPENPNDVLLRESFAKQLEAELSA; this comes from the coding sequence GTGACGAACGAAACGCCCTACATCCTCATTTCAGCTGACAGTCATGCCGGTGCCGACCACGCCACCTACCGCTCGTACCTCGAATCGAAGTGGCACGAGGAGTTCGACACGTGGCGCGGAAAGTACAAGAACCCCTACCGTGACCTCGTCGACGACGGCCGAACCCGCAACTGGGACAACGTGCGTCGACTGCGCGAGACGCAGGGTGACGGCACGGTCGGTGAGGTGCTGTTCCCCAACACGGTGCCCCCGTTCTTCCCGAGTGCCGCCGTGCTGGCGGGTCCGCCGCGGGCCGAGGACTTCGACAAGCGTCTCGCGGGCGTGCGCGCCCACAACCGCTGGCTGAAGGACTTCTGCAACGACGCTCCCGCCCAGCGTGCCGGCGTTGCGCAGGTGTTCCTCAACGACGTCGACGAGGCGATCAAGGACGTCGAGTGGGTCAAGGAGAACGGACTGCGCGGCGGCATCCTGCTGCCGAACCTGGCGCCCGACATCAAGTGGGTCAAGCCGCTGTACGACCCCGAGTACGACCGGTTGTGGAAGGTCTGCGAGGACCTCGGCGTCCCGGTGAACAGCCATGCCGGCACCGGTCTGCCGGACTACGGCCGCTACAAGACGTCGTCACTGCTCTACATCAACGAGGTCGGCTTCTACTCGATGCGTCCGCTGGTGCAGATGATCCTCTCGGGTGTGTTCGAGCGGTTCCCGAAGCTCAAGTTCGCGGTGTCCGAGCAGGGTTGTGCGTGGGCGCCGGATCTGATGCGTCAGCTCGACACGGTGGACCTGCGGGTCAAGCGCACCGGCCGGATCGGCGAGCTGTTCTACAGCGAGGACGAGCAGCTTCCGTTGCGTCCGAGCGAGTACTTCCGGCGCAATGTGTGGGTCGGTGCGACGATGCCGTCGGCGCAGGACATGGCGTCGCGCGACACGCTCGGCGAGGGCAAGTTCATGTGGGGCAGCGACTACCCGCACAACGAGGGCACGTACCCGTTCACGCGCGAGTGCATCCGTCAGGTGATGCACGACGTCGACGAGACCGAGCTGCGGAAGCTGTTCGCGGCGAACGCTGCCGAGTTGTACGACTTCGACCTGGACGCGCTGGCCCCGCTGGCGGCGAAGTACGGCCCCACGCCGTCCGAGGTCGCCCAGCCGCTGACCGAGTTGCCCGAGAACCCCAACGACGTCCTGCTGCGTGAGTCCTTCGCCAAGCAGCTCGAAGCCGAGCTGAGCGCGTGA
- a CDS encoding SDR family NAD(P)-dependent oxidoreductase, which produces MTRRFEGRRAIVTGASRGIGAGIAQRLAAEGAAVAIVARTVDEPDRGFDGTLARTAEVIRSAGGTAVIVPAALEDADSRARIVPEAEKALGGPIDILVNNAAAAIFQPLRDYPSRRAHLTFEVNVHAPLDLAQRVIPGMRERGAGWIVNITSGTARIRPVEPLPAGETDLDADIHGTTLYGMSKAAQDRMTAGLAAELNGTGIRVNAVRPRSAVATAGALSVASNMVGSKWFVPESLEEMVEAVTWLCDAAAHYTGNVEASLDILERESITVRDLNGRPILKEQTV; this is translated from the coding sequence GTGACTCGGCGGTTCGAGGGCCGTCGGGCGATCGTCACCGGTGCCAGCCGCGGCATCGGCGCGGGTATCGCGCAGCGGCTGGCGGCGGAGGGCGCGGCCGTCGCGATCGTGGCCCGCACGGTCGACGAACCCGATCGCGGCTTCGACGGCACCCTGGCCCGGACAGCCGAGGTGATCCGCTCGGCCGGTGGCACGGCCGTGATCGTCCCGGCCGCGCTCGAGGATGCGGACTCCCGGGCCCGCATCGTCCCCGAGGCGGAGAAGGCACTGGGCGGGCCGATCGACATCCTCGTCAACAACGCGGCGGCGGCGATCTTCCAGCCGCTGCGGGATTACCCGTCCAGGCGTGCGCACCTGACGTTCGAGGTGAACGTCCATGCGCCGCTGGACCTCGCGCAGCGGGTGATCCCCGGCATGCGGGAGCGCGGCGCGGGGTGGATCGTCAACATCACCAGCGGCACCGCCCGGATCCGGCCCGTCGAACCGCTCCCCGCGGGGGAGACCGACCTGGATGCCGACATCCACGGCACGACGCTCTACGGCATGAGCAAGGCCGCCCAGGATCGGATGACAGCGGGGCTGGCCGCCGAACTGAACGGGACCGGGATCCGTGTCAACGCGGTGCGCCCACGCTCGGCCGTCGCGACGGCGGGGGCGCTGTCGGTGGCGTCGAACATGGTCGGTTCCAAGTGGTTCGTGCCCGAGTCGCTCGAGGAAATGGTCGAGGCGGTGACGTGGTTGTGCGACGCCGCAGCGCACTACACCGGCAACGTCGAGGCGAGCCTGGACATCCTCGAACGTGAAAGCATCACGGTCCGTGATCTGAATGGCAGGCCGATCCTCAAGGAGCAGACCGTATGA
- a CDS encoding amidohydrolase family protein: MTPYDGIPIIDTHIGFREAGYDEYAFITRQTKDRESRAEFSMPAQYMFKGVPDDLDTDDPISATLREMDKHGIEIGMVSMAKESGQKAVRLFPDRFVPQGSAVDPNDIMGTLTRMTREYEEFGIVSVSSFAAGTFPQVALNAPQMYPIYAKCVELDIPIFACAGIAGPRVKSAVQHVELIDGVMFDFPDLVFVTRHGCEPWEDLAIKLMLKWPNLYYSTSAFAPKHYPQAIVDYANTRGADKIIYAGYFPAGLTLDRIFGDMPHVLFNADVWPKFLHENARKVLKLKG; this comes from the coding sequence ATGACCCCCTACGACGGAATCCCGATCATCGACACCCACATCGGGTTTCGCGAGGCCGGGTACGACGAGTACGCCTTCATCACGCGTCAGACCAAGGACCGGGAGAGTCGCGCCGAGTTCAGCATGCCCGCCCAGTACATGTTCAAGGGCGTGCCGGACGACCTCGACACCGACGATCCGATCTCGGCGACGCTGCGGGAGATGGACAAGCACGGCATCGAGATCGGCATGGTCAGCATGGCCAAGGAGTCCGGGCAGAAGGCGGTTCGGCTGTTCCCGGATCGCTTCGTTCCGCAGGGCTCCGCGGTGGACCCCAACGACATCATGGGCACGCTGACGCGGATGACGCGCGAGTACGAGGAGTTCGGCATCGTCTCGGTGAGTTCGTTTGCGGCGGGTACGTTCCCGCAGGTCGCGCTCAACGCGCCGCAGATGTACCCGATCTACGCCAAGTGCGTCGAACTCGACATCCCTATCTTCGCGTGTGCCGGGATCGCCGGACCGCGGGTCAAGTCCGCGGTGCAGCACGTCGAACTGATCGACGGCGTGATGTTCGACTTCCCGGACCTGGTGTTCGTCACGCGGCACGGCTGCGAGCCGTGGGAGGACCTGGCGATCAAACTGATGCTCAAGTGGCCCAACCTCTACTACTCGACGTCCGCGTTCGCACCCAAGCACTACCCGCAGGCCATCGTCGACTACGCCAACACCCGCGGCGCCGACAAGATTATCTACGCCGGGTACTTTCCGGCCGGACTGACGCTGGACCGGATCTTCGGCGACATGCCGCACGTGCTGTTCAACGCCGACGTCTGGCCCAAGTTCCTGCACGAGAACGCCCGCAAGGTGTTGAAACTGAAAGGTTGA